A stretch of Desulfuromonas acetexigens DNA encodes these proteins:
- a CDS encoding carboxypeptidase-like regulatory domain-containing protein, giving the protein MMRTFCKLIVFLTLCWGSSASAATVAGKVTTDGGKVPTAGVQVLAYPLAAASLAGEAPHRSAATGKDGLFSLELPAGQYFFLARGGGFFAYYGRNPVAVPEDGLSGMNLALVAENPAVSERKVEFSTGVAGRTLVGEEPLADAIVYVYTDLNDQLKGMGLGLSAPSDAEGRFDLPLSPGTYYLLARQRQAGGFAGPLRAGDFIGYYPGNPVVVGPDQVLQLTLPMLEVPEKVERLAESLFGQTSIHGRIVDGEGKPVAGARAILYSDPTMLNRPLYVSRPSDADGRFVLSFAAGGTYYLAARDTLGGTPQPGERYGRFADSSDGSILVETGQDRSGVEIVVEEMW; this is encoded by the coding sequence ATGATGCGGACTTTTTGTAAACTGATTGTCTTTCTGACGCTGTGCTGGGGATCTTCGGCCTCGGCCGCGACCGTTGCCGGCAAGGTGACGACGGACGGCGGGAAAGTGCCGACGGCGGGGGTGCAGGTGCTGGCCTATCCGCTGGCGGCGGCCTCCCTTGCTGGCGAGGCGCCGCACCGTTCGGCGGCAACGGGGAAAGACGGCCTTTTCTCCCTGGAGTTGCCCGCCGGGCAATACTTCTTCCTCGCCCGGGGGGGCGGCTTCTTCGCCTACTACGGCCGCAATCCGGTGGCGGTGCCGGAGGACGGGCTTAGCGGGATGAATCTGGCGCTGGTCGCGGAAAATCCGGCGGTGAGCGAGCGCAAAGTCGAGTTTTCCACCGGCGTGGCGGGGCGGACCCTGGTCGGGGAGGAACCCCTGGCCGACGCCATCGTCTATGTCTATACCGATCTCAATGACCAACTCAAAGGGATGGGCCTGGGGCTGTCGGCGCCGAGCGATGCCGAAGGGCGCTTCGATCTGCCCCTTTCCCCCGGCACCTACTACCTGCTGGCCCGGCAACGGCAGGCGGGGGGCTTCGCCGGACCGTTGCGGGCCGGGGATTTTATCGGCTACTATCCCGGCAACCCGGTGGTGGTCGGCCCGGACCAGGTGCTGCAACTGACCTTGCCGATGCTGGAAGTGCCGGAGAAGGTCGAGCGTCTGGCCGAATCCCTCTTCGGCCAGACCAGCATCCACGGGCGCATCGTCGATGGCGAGGGAAAGCCGGTGGCCGGGGCGCGGGCGATTCTTTACAGCGACCCGACCATGCTCAATCGCCCCCTCTACGTCAGTCGGCCGAGCGACGCCGACGGCCGCTTCGTTCTCTCCTTCGCCGCGGGCGGTACCTACTATCTCGCGGCCCGTGACACCCTCGGCGGCACACCGCAGCCGGGGGAACGCTACGGCCGCTTCGCCGATTCCAGCGATGGTTCGATCCTAGTAGAGACCGGCCAGGACAGATCCGGGGTGGAGATTGTGGTGGAGGAGATGTGGTAG
- a CDS encoding AbrB/MazE/SpoVT family DNA-binding domain-containing protein yields the protein MRENIIVSSRGQITLPAAFRKKLGIRPGGVIIAEDRNGEVVLRPAAVLEIETYTDSDIERWNREDRLDPLEKEAILRKFEAEL from the coding sequence ATGCGCGAAAACATCATCGTTTCCAGTCGCGGCCAAATTACCTTGCCCGCAGCCTTTCGGAAAAAGCTGGGGATCCGGCCCGGCGGGGTGATCATTGCCGAAGACCGTAATGGTGAGGTCGTTTTGCGTCCGGCAGCTGTTCTCGAGATCGAAACCTATACGGATTCGGACATCGAGCGCTGGAACCGGGAAGACCGGCTCGATCCGCTGGAAAAAGAGGCCATTTTGAGGAAATTTGAGGCGGAATTGTGA
- a CDS encoding anthranilate synthase component II produces the protein MLLMIDNYDSFTYNIVQYFRELGAEVEVYRNDKITIDEIEKKAPRRLVVSPGPCSPLEAGISVAAIQRLAGKIPILGVCLGHQSIGQAFGGRIVRAASLMHGKTSPIHHDNRGLFAGLANPFDATRYHSLLVERETLPDCLRVTAWTAEGEIMGLEHRDLPVWGVQFHPESILTLEGKKLLNNFLEMS, from the coding sequence ATGCTCCTCATGATCGACAACTACGACTCCTTCACCTACAACATCGTCCAGTACTTTCGGGAACTCGGCGCCGAGGTGGAGGTGTACCGCAACGACAAGATCACCATCGACGAGATCGAAAAGAAGGCGCCCCGGCGCCTGGTCGTCTCTCCCGGACCCTGTTCGCCCCTGGAGGCGGGCATCTCCGTCGCGGCCATCCAGCGGTTGGCGGGGAAGATTCCCATTCTCGGCGTCTGCCTCGGACATCAGTCCATCGGTCAGGCCTTCGGCGGCAGGATCGTCCGCGCCGCTTCCCTCATGCACGGCAAGACCAGCCCGATCCATCACGACAACCGGGGGCTATTCGCCGGTCTGGCCAACCCCTTCGACGCCACCCGCTACCATTCCCTGCTCGTCGAACGGGAAACGCTGCCGGACTGTCTGCGGGTGACGGCCTGGACGGCGGAAGGGGAAATCATGGGGCTGGAGCACCGCGACCTGCCGGTCTGGGGGGTGCAGTTTCATCCCGAGTCGATTCTGACCCTGGAAGGGAAGAAGCTGCTGAACAATTTTCTCGAGATGAGCTGA
- the trpE gene encoding anthranilate synthase component I → MYFPSPEQFASLATQGNLIPIYREILADMETPVSAFKKIDDGKTSFLLESIEGGEKWARYSFLGSGPGRVFRSRGKRYEVLEDGRVIQSGDCADPLAELKAFLAPYRPVPIDGLPRFFGGAVGYLGYDMVRFVEELPDANPARIGAFDSCFLLTEKLLIFDNMRQKIKVVCNVHLAPDADIEAAYRQGVAQIDKLIEQLRAPLPRHAPEISTESPVMESDYTREGFMAAVERCKEYIRAGDIIQVVLSQRFSGPLGATDPFDIYRALRTINPSPYMFFLRFGDTLVVGASPEVLVRKEGDQVEVRPIAGTRPRGMTAEQDLVLEEELLADPKERAEHIMLVDLGRNDLGRVSRTGSVEVSELMVIERYSHVMHIVSNVRGHLLEGRDAFDVFRATFPAGTLSGAPKIRAMEIIDELEPCRREIYGGAVGYFSFSGNMDMAIAIRTLVIRDGRIHLQAGAGIVADSDPDTEYQETVNKAQGAMSAITMARKGLN, encoded by the coding sequence ATGTATTTCCCTTCCCCCGAGCAGTTCGCCTCCCTGGCCACACAGGGCAACCTGATTCCCATCTACCGGGAAATCCTGGCCGACATGGAAACCCCCGTTTCCGCCTTCAAGAAGATCGACGACGGCAAGACCTCTTTTCTGCTGGAAAGTATCGAAGGGGGAGAGAAGTGGGCGCGTTACTCTTTTCTCGGCAGCGGTCCGGGGCGGGTTTTTCGCAGCCGGGGGAAGCGTTATGAAGTGTTGGAGGACGGGCGCGTCATCCAGTCAGGGGATTGCGCCGATCCCCTGGCCGAGCTCAAGGCCTTTCTCGCCCCTTACCGGCCGGTGCCCATCGACGGCCTGCCCCGTTTTTTCGGCGGCGCCGTCGGCTATCTCGGCTACGACATGGTGCGTTTCGTCGAGGAACTGCCCGACGCCAACCCTGCCCGCATCGGCGCTTTCGACTCGTGCTTTCTGCTCACGGAAAAGCTGCTGATCTTCGACAACATGCGTCAGAAGATCAAAGTGGTGTGCAACGTCCACCTCGCTCCCGACGCCGACATCGAGGCCGCCTATCGCCAGGGAGTCGCCCAGATCGATAAACTGATCGAGCAGTTGCGCGCACCTCTGCCCCGTCACGCTCCGGAGATTTCGACCGAGTCGCCGGTCATGGAGTCGGATTACACCCGCGAGGGTTTCATGGCGGCGGTGGAGCGCTGCAAGGAATATATCCGCGCCGGCGATATCATTCAGGTGGTGCTGTCCCAGCGTTTCTCCGGCCCCCTAGGCGCGACCGACCCCTTCGACATCTACCGCGCCCTGCGCACCATCAATCCTTCTCCCTATATGTTCTTCCTGCGTTTCGGCGATACCCTGGTAGTTGGCGCCTCGCCCGAGGTGCTGGTGCGCAAGGAGGGGGACCAAGTCGAGGTCCGTCCCATCGCCGGCACCCGTCCCCGGGGAATGACGGCCGAGCAGGATCTGGTGCTGGAGGAAGAACTGCTGGCCGATCCCAAGGAGCGGGCCGAGCACATCATGCTCGTCGATCTCGGTCGCAACGACCTCGGCCGGGTCAGCCGCACCGGTTCGGTGGAGGTCAGCGAGCTGATGGTGATCGAGCGTTATTCCCACGTCATGCACATCGTCTCCAACGTGCGCGGCCATCTGCTCGAAGGGCGCGATGCCTTCGACGTCTTCCGCGCCACCTTCCCCGCCGGCACCCTCTCCGGCGCACCGAAGATCCGGGCGATGGAAATCATCGACGAACTGGAGCCCTGCCGGCGCGAGATCTACGGCGGCGCCGTTGGTTACTTCTCCTTTTCCGGCAACATGGACATGGCTATCGCCATCCGCACCCTGGTCATCCGCGATGGGCGCATCCACTTGCAAGCCGGGGCGGGGATCGTCGCGGACTCGGACCCGGATACCGAGTATCAGGAGACCGTCAACAAGGCGCAAGGCGCCATGTCCGCCATCACCATGGCGCGAAAGGGGCTGAACTGA
- a CDS encoding DUF3187 family protein, with the protein MIACRILPWLALSLILLAGSAAGAELAIGPFQTGNRAPMTQIFGLPTPGHTLILPPGEHAAELALDTAQNYTHNSSGGESAFFDGETYRFNLNLRRGLTPRLEVGLDLPYLMHRGGFLDGFIEGWHDTFGLPQNGRDKASRDELRYSYIRNGKQEVLVDDHAQGIGDIRLNAAWQLARAEGDEPWGTALHAALKLPTGDSDDLLGSGSTDLSLWLSGNRSWRQGDSALALFGSFGLMGMTDGDVVEEQQRNLVGFAMLGGGWRPWSWIVLKLQLDGHTSLYDSDLKELGDPAAILTVGGDLALGEKTALEIGVSEDIATETASDVVFRLALRSRF; encoded by the coding sequence ATGATCGCTTGCCGCATCCTGCCCTGGCTGGCCCTGTCGTTGATCCTCCTGGCCGGTTCCGCCGCGGGCGCCGAACTCGCTATCGGCCCTTTCCAAACCGGCAACCGCGCCCCCATGACCCAGATTTTCGGCTTGCCGACCCCCGGCCATACCCTGATCCTCCCCCCCGGCGAACACGCCGCCGAACTCGCCCTGGATACGGCGCAGAACTACACCCACAACAGCAGCGGCGGTGAGAGCGCCTTCTTCGACGGCGAAACCTACCGTTTCAACCTCAACCTGCGCCGAGGCCTGACGCCGCGTCTCGAAGTCGGCCTCGATCTTCCCTACCTGATGCACCGGGGGGGCTTTCTCGACGGCTTCATCGAAGGCTGGCACGACACCTTCGGCCTCCCCCAGAACGGCCGCGACAAGGCGTCCCGCGACGAGCTGCGCTACAGCTACATCCGTAACGGCAAGCAGGAAGTCCTGGTCGACGATCACGCCCAGGGAATCGGCGACATCCGCCTCAATGCCGCCTGGCAGCTCGCCCGCGCCGAAGGGGACGAGCCCTGGGGGACCGCCCTGCACGCCGCCCTCAAGCTCCCCACCGGCGACAGCGACGATCTGCTCGGCAGCGGCAGCACCGACCTCTCCCTCTGGCTTTCCGGCAACCGCAGCTGGCGCCAGGGCGATTCCGCCCTCGCCCTCTTCGGCAGCTTCGGCCTCATGGGCATGACCGACGGCGACGTCGTCGAAGAACAGCAGCGCAACCTGGTCGGCTTCGCCATGCTCGGCGGTGGCTGGCGCCCCTGGTCGTGGATCGTCCTCAAGCTCCAGCTCGACGGCCACACCTCCCTCTACGACAGCGACCTCAAGGAACTCGGCGATCCCGCCGCCATTCTCACCGTCGGCGGCGACCTCGCCCTCGGCGAAAAGACCGCCCTGGAAATCGGCGTCAGCGAAGACATCGCCACCGAAACCGCCTCGGACGTCGTCTTCCGCCTCGCCCTGCGCAGTCGCTTCTAG
- a CDS encoding cytochrome c biogenesis protein ResB yields MIWRSLASLRLTVPLLLGLALAAVFGTFAPLEEGRYEIFYQRLWFRLLLGLLALNLSVCTVRSLLQRRRMLAVPTFPLNSADLDPPWRVLPEGLDRDRAAARLAALGYRVVAHPQGLLAQQGIGGRWGGTVVHLSLLLIMAGALLGGAGFVGTRQLHVGHEATDYFDWAAQADRPLGFTLRLDHFEPVHYPIELRLAVVEADGSRPPLLLTTREGETVELPRPGLTAQVEKFLPFEQMLFLQLYRDGLPLGRYQALPAGGKETSPIAFGLTLHPDAFRDPMLKQLHSEVSILEEGQVVKQGVIEVNRPLVHRGVTIYQTAHGRDPFGFWFAGFQLSRDPGEPLVWSGCVLLSLGLLTAFFRRWRVLLFAWPEGRGVLEPLRGFAGEAGSADLQVLLHALAVSVTAEAGTSADRYDP; encoded by the coding sequence ATGATCTGGCGCTCTCTCGCCTCGCTGCGGCTGACCGTGCCGCTGCTCTTGGGCCTGGCCCTGGCGGCGGTCTTCGGCACCTTCGCCCCCCTGGAGGAGGGGCGCTACGAGATCTTTTACCAGCGACTCTGGTTTCGTCTGCTGCTTGGCCTGCTCGCCCTGAATCTGAGCGTCTGCACGGTCCGTTCGCTGCTGCAGCGACGGCGCATGCTCGCGGTGCCGACCTTTCCCTTAAATAGCGCCGATCTCGACCCCCCGTGGCGGGTCTTGCCCGAGGGCCTGGATCGCGACCGGGCGGCCGCCCGTCTGGCCGCTCTCGGTTATCGGGTCGTCGCTCATCCCCAGGGGCTCCTCGCCCAGCAAGGCATCGGCGGGCGCTGGGGGGGGACGGTGGTGCATCTCTCCCTGCTCTTGATCATGGCCGGGGCGCTCCTCGGTGGCGCCGGTTTCGTCGGTACCCGCCAACTCCATGTGGGGCACGAGGCGACGGACTATTTCGACTGGGCGGCCCAGGCCGATCGCCCCTTGGGCTTCACCTTGCGCCTCGATCATTTCGAGCCGGTCCATTACCCCATCGAACTGCGCCTCGCCGTGGTCGAAGCCGACGGCAGCCGCCCGCCGCTGCTGCTGACCACCCGCGAAGGAGAGACGGTCGAGTTGCCCCGCCCGGGACTGACGGCGCAGGTGGAAAAATTTCTCCCCTTCGAACAGATGCTTTTTCTGCAGCTTTACCGCGACGGCCTTCCCCTCGGTCGTTACCAGGCGCTCCCCGCGGGGGGCAAGGAAACGAGCCCGATCGCCTTCGGACTGACCCTCCACCCCGACGCCTTCCGGGATCCGATGCTGAAACAGTTGCACAGCGAGGTGTCCATTCTCGAGGAGGGACAGGTGGTAAAGCAGGGGGTCATCGAGGTCAACCGACCCCTGGTCCATCGCGGCGTGACCATTTACCAGACCGCCCATGGCCGGGATCCGTTCGGCTTCTGGTTCGCCGGTTTCCAGCTCAGCCGCGACCCTGGCGAGCCGCTGGTCTGGAGCGGCTGCGTCCTCTTGAGTCTCGGCCTGTTGACGGCCTTTTTCCGGCGCTGGCGGGTGCTGCTTTTCGCCTGGCCGGAAGGGCGGGGCGTACTTGAGCCGCTGCGGGGCTTTGCCGGCGAGGCCGGAAGCGCTGATCTCCAAGTCCTGCTGCACGCTCTCGCCGTGTCCGTTACCGCCGAGGCCGGTACCTCCGCCGACCGGTATGATCCTTGA